A genomic window from Chanos chanos chromosome 14, fChaCha1.1, whole genome shotgun sequence includes:
- the wsb2 gene encoding WD repeat and SOCS box-containing protein 2, whose protein sequence is MCSTEREEEHDDESFWVLKPIHPSGVRGTAGCETWSVAFSPDGSHFAWSMGYGMVKVFDWPLPTDEGECISRCSSKTLKCEHLIWSLAFGPRLSNGAREMGQVSSRADKERLLLATGLDNGSIKVWIVSTGKLLYELRGHESIVRDLAFAPNGSLTLVSASRDKTLRVWDLNKKGKEPHVLVGPTHWIFKCSISPNSSMIASVCNSDSRVYLWSLRSFTFIRYLTYNQPRTMISCDFSADGALLAVGSYDCSSWVVDLWDPYTAEHVASLRDCDMCGYRFENLIRALSFSQEGLRLALVTDQRALQIWDLERDQLFQQYTQRGIDALCCTFHPKGGTIAAGTRDGHVKFWKIPRSVPSLRHLCRFALRFSLSTQQVEVLPLPKKILDFLTYRDVLRHKVLRCNKGCSSP, encoded by the exons ATGTGttcaactgagagagaggaagaacatgACG ACGAATCTTTTTGGGTTTTAAAACCCATCCATCCTTCTGGTGTGAGAGGAACGGCTGGCTGCGAGACCTGGAGCGTGGCTTTCTCTCCGGACGGATCCCACTTTGCGTGGTCTATGGGCTATGGAATGGTCAAAGTCTTTGATTGGCCACTTCCAACAGATGA GGGCGAATGCATCAGCAGGTGCTCTTCTAAGACACTCAAGTGTGAACATTTAATATGGAGCTTGGCGTTTGGACCGCGGCTGTCAAACGGAGCACGTGAGATGGGACAGGTATCGTCTCGAGCGGACAAAGAAAGGTTGCTTCTTGCCACGGGTCTCGACAATGGGTCTATCAAGGTGTGGATTGTTTCAACTG gtAAACTGCTGTATGAGCTTCGTGGTCACGAGTCCATTGTGAGGGATCTGGCCTTTGCTCCAAACGGGAGTCTCACACTTGTCTCAGCCTCTCGTGACAAAACTTTGAGAGTGTGGGACTTGAACAAAAAAG GTAAAGAGCCTCATGTCTTGGTTGGTCCCACTCACTGGATATTCAAATGCAGCATCTCGCCCAATAGCAGCATGATCGCGTCTGTCTGCAACTCTGACTCT AGGGTTTATCTCTGGAGTCTTCGCTCCTTCACGTTTATCAGGTATCTGACTTACAATCAGCCACGTACCATGATATCCTGTGATTTCTCTGCGGACGGAGCGCTGCTGGCAGTTGGCTCGTATGACTGCAGTAGCTGGGTGGTTGACCTCTGGGACCCCTACACGGCAGAACACGTAGCCAGTCTGAG GGACTGTGATATGTGTGGGTACAGATTTGAGAACCTGATCAGAGCTCTAAGTTTCTCTCAGGAGGGTTTACGCCTAGCGTTAGTGACGGACCAAAG AGCCTTGCAGATTTGGGATCTGGAGCGGGACCAGTTGTTCCAGCAGTATACCCAACGTGGAATCGACGCGCTGTGCTGCACATTCCATCCAAAAGGGGGCACTATCGCCGCGGG GACCAGGGACGGCCACGTGAAGTTCTGGAAGATTCCGCGCTCCGTACCCAGCCTACGGCACCTCTGTCGCTTTGCCCTGCGATTCTCCTTATCAACCCAGCAGGTGGAGGTCCTGCCACTCCCCAAGAAAATCCTAGACTTCCTCACCTACAGAGACGTCCTGAGACACAAAGTCTTGCGTTGCAACAAAGGCTGCAGTTCAccatga
- the rfc5 gene encoding replication factor C subunit 5 has protein sequence MASTSKTPLQARNLPWVEKYRPQKLDDLISHQDILSTIQKFINEDRLPHLLFYGPPGTGKTSTILACAKQLYKDKEFNSMVLELNASDDRGIDVVRGPILSFASTRTIFKKGFKLVILDEADAMTQDAQNALRRVIEKFTENTRFCLICNYLSKIIPALQSRCTRFRFGPLSQAQMIPRLEHVIQQENIDITPDGMKAVVTLSAGDMRRSLNILQSTTMAYGKVTEETVYTCTGHPLRSDIANILDWALNKDFTTAYNQILQLKTLKGLALHDILTEVHLLIHRVDFPPKIRINLLVKLADIEYRLASGTSEKIQLSSMVAAFQAVRDIVASDG, from the exons ATGGCATCAACCAGTAAAACACCTCTACAAGCAAGGAATCTGCCGTG GGTGGAAAAGTACAGACCTCAGAAATTGGATGATTTGATTTCCCATCAAGACATTCTGTCAACCA TTCAGAAGTTTATCAATGAAGATCGCCTACCACACCTCCTGTTCTATGGGCCCCCTGGAACAGGGAAGACCTCAACCATTTTAGCCTGTGCTAAACAGCTGTACAAGGACAAAGAATTCAACTCCATGGTCCTAGAG CTGAACGCCTCTGACGACCGGGGGATTGACGTGGTACGAGGACCGATCCTCAGTTTTGCCAGTACAAGAACCATATTCAA GAAAGGTTTTAAGTTGGTTATCCTGGACGAAGCTGACGCTATGACCCAGGATGCACAGAATGCTTTAAGGAGAG TCATTGAGAAGTTCACGGAAAACACCAGGTTCTGTCTGATCTGTAACTACTTGTCCAAGATTATTCCGGCTCTGCAGTCCAGATGCACGCGGTTCCGGTTCGGCCCGCTCTCCCAGGCCCAGATGATCCCCAGGCTGGAACATGTCATCCAGCAGGAGAA CATTGACATCACACCAGATGGTATGAAAGCAGTCGTGACCCTGTCAGCCGGAGATATGAGGAGATCACTGAATattttacag AGCACCACTATGGCCTATGGAAAGGTGACTGAGGAGACGGTTTACACTTGTACGGGTCATCCACTCAGATCTGACATCGCTAACATACTGGACTGGGCCCTGAATAAGGATTTCACTACGGCCTATAACC AAATCCTTCAGCTTAAGACACTGAAAGGTTTGGCGTTACACGACATTTTGACAGAAGTCCATCTGCTCATCCACAGAG TGGACTTTCCACCCAAAATCCGAATTAACCTCCTCGTTAAACTGGCAGACATTGA GTACAGACTGGCCTCCGGAACCAGCGAGAAGATCCAGCTGAGCTCTATGGTAGCAGCGTTCCAGGCAGTGCGAGACATAGTGGCCAGCGACGGCTAG